CCTTTCCCTCTTTAACACTATTACTACTAAATACTTTATTTGAAACCAGGCGTTGTTTATAAGTCACTATGCCTGTCTTATTTTGAGAGTATAATGAAAAATTGCAAAGACAAACAATTAAAAAATAATATTTAAAATTTCTCATATTTATTATTTTAAAGCAAAGGGTTTGTTATAACAAACCCTTTGCTTTTTTAATTATTAAGTTAATATATTACACACTAATTCAATAGCTTTAGCTATATCATTTGCCTGATTTGGATGAATACCATTATCAACTAAAAAGAAAAATATCTGACCACCTAACTGAAAACACGCATCTGGGTCTGATTCAATTTCTACTTGTTGAACTTCAACTTGTTTTATTAAATTAGAATTACTATCGATACTTCCCATAGTCGTAATTGTCATTCCCATAACGAAAACTAGGGTTAAAATTATTTTTTTCATCGTGTAAAAATTTAAATTGTTATTTATTTAATTTGAATTTTATCTGATTGAACAAGTTCAAAATTCCTAAAACTTGTAGAAAAAGGTTTATCTTTGCAAAACTTTCTCTGTTTGGTATTGTGTATTTACATAGGCAGTGGTTTTAAGCAATATTTCTATTTTCAGTTTTTGTATTCTTAAAATTTACAAGCGGAGAAAGCACGTAGCATTTTTTTAGCTATTGAATATATCACTTTCAAACTTATCGTATCTTTTGGATAGTACCAAAAAAGCAAATGGCTTTTTTGGACTAACGGTTTTCAGTAAGGAGAAATTACTACCTGAGAACCGTTAATCTTAGAAGTACAAACTTCATTCTTATACCAAAAAAGAATAAATAAACTAAGAATTATTTTTTTCATAGGTTATATTTAGAAGACTCACTTTTCAAAAAGTTTTTTATTTATTCTTTTTTTTAAAATAGCTAGGAAACATCTCTTTTGCTTTTTTCTTAACAAATTCATCAAACTCTTTTCTTGTTAGTTTAATTCCTTTCTTAAGGGGTTTGATATTTTTCTTTTTAGATTTCGAAAAATGAATTTTTGTAGCACGGAGAGTCATTTTACCATTATCTAACTCTAATATTAACCCCGGTAATCCGAAATAGCCGGCAGGGCCAAAAAAACCGGGCAATTCAGGGCAAAACCACGCAATAACTTTAAATCTGAAAGTTCCTTTGATATTAGTTACTATATCTTCTGAAATGGCTTTATAGCATTTAAAATCACTGATGAATTTGAATTCATCAGTGATTTTCCATTTTTTAACCTCTATTTCAGTCAGAAAATCTTCACCTAAAAAATGATATTCGTTAAGGTAAATAGCATCTTTTTTATTCACATAAAATTTTCCGTCTGTTCCTCCAATTGAGCCTGCTATCTCTTTAAGGCCATAATCGGATTTACCCATTTTAAGTTCATTTATAGTGAACAAAGAATGATCATTTTCTACAAGTAATTGATAAGAAACTTGTTTGGAGTACTTAGCAAGTAATGAGTTTAATTTACTGATCTCTTTCTTATAAGATTTAACTTTACTGGTGTCAAGTTTAGAGCGAAAATCTTTAACGTAAGTAATGCTTAAAAGTTTATCTTTCTGTGCAAAAGCATTTTCGGATTTACCTATAAGCACTAATAATATAGCAGGTAAAAGAAATTTCATAATCTAAAATAGAGGTTAATGTGGACTTGCTACATTTAGAGTGACAAAGAGTTAAGCTAATTTTATCTAAAATAACTTAACCATATGAAACGAAGAAAATACAGTAAAGAGTTTAAAATTAAAGCAGTAGAATTAAGCAATGTACGAGGTAACACAAAGCAGATTGCCATGGAATTGGGAATCAGTGCAGATCTTATTTACAGATGGCGTAGAGAATTAGAACAGCGTCCTGATTTAGCTTTTAGCGGTAATGGCGTCAAACAACTCACAGAAGATCAGAAAGAGTTAGAGCGATTACGTAAACAGCTCAAGGATGTTACCATGGAGCGGGATATCTTAAAAAAGGCCGTGAGCATCTTCTCCAAGAGCGATCGGAAGTATTGAAATTTATCAAAGATTACAGTAGAGAATATCCGGTTGGGAAGATGTGTAAAATTTTTAAAATTAGTAGAAACAGTTATTACAGGAGTAAGAATTATGTTCCATCAGATAGAGATGGAAAAAATCGTATGCTACTCTCTGAGATTCACCGTATCTGTGAGCGAAGTAAATCTACTTATGGAAGTCCTAGAATTACAGAGGAACTCAAAGCTAAAGGGTTTAAAGTATCTAGGTCTAGGGTAGCACGATTGATGAAAAAACACGGGATTAAAGCAGTTCGTAAAAAGAAATTTGTTGTCACGACAGATTCTAAGCATCAATATCCAGTAGCTGATAATGTATTGGATAGAGATTTTAAAGCTACCGCTGCTGCACAGAAATGGGTTTCTGATATTACCTATTTAAAGACTGCACAAGGATGGCTGTACTTAACGGTAATTATTGACCTGTTTGATCGTAAAGTCATTGGTTGGTCTTTGAGCAATGGACTCAAAGCAAGACAAACTATCATTGCTGCATGGAGAATGGCTGTAAACAACAGAATGCCTTGTGAAGGTATGATTTTTCATTCTGATCGAGGTGTACAATACGCATCTCATGCGTTTGTTAATATCCTTAAAAGTTATCATGTAACACCCAGTATGAGTAGAAAAGGAAACTGTTGGGATAATGCAGTAGCTGAATCTTTTTTTAAAACAATCAAAACAGAACTAATGATAGACAATAAGTTTATATCCAACAAAAGTCTTCAAATTAAAGTCTTTGAATACATAGAAACTTGGTACAACAGATACAGAAGACATTCTGCTCTTGGTTACAAAAATATCATCGAATTTGAAAAATTATATCAAATCAAAAATGTAGCTTAACTTTTTGTACCATTTTTTGTTGCATATCCAAAACTACCAATACTATTAACTTTGAACCCTTATTATGCTTATACGTTGTTGGTAGCCGTTTTCATTCAAACGCAATTTCTATTATTTTAAAAATTCCATGTTAAATTTACTAAAAAATACATTGGTAATAGATTACTTCTAAATATTGCTGTCGATATGTCAGAAGTTTGAAATTGTTCAAAGTTCTTTTCATTAGTCAGGTTTCTAATAATAAAACTTGTTTCCCATTTTTTGTTTTTAGGTTTATGCCTTAAAGTTGCATCTAAAAAGAAAAACTGTTCATCTGATTTTTCAGTATTAGGTAAGTAATAATCAGACGAAACTATAAAAGACCATTTTTTATTAGTTTTTAAAATGACTTTGAAAGTGTTTTGCCAAGATTTATTTGTAAATGCTGCTTGATTTTCGTTTTTTGAATTGGAATATTGGTAAGTAAATGTATTTTTAAAATTAATAAAAATATCAAACGCTGTTTTCCAAAAAAATGAATTGCTTAAAAATTGATTTTTATTTTGTCTTAAATCAGAATTATTTACCACATTTCTAAAGTTTGAAATAGAATAATTGCTTGTTAACTTTAAAGTAGATTCAATAAAAGGAATATATTTTGAAACTTGTATATTCATATTCCAATTGCTATTCTCTTGTGGTAGAAAGAAGTATTCTATTTGCGTGGTATTTTCTGTGATGTTTTGATTGGTAAAAAAGTTTCCTGTTGACTTTAGGTAACTTACATTTACATTAAGTTGAAACTGATTATATAAATCATTATTAAAATATAACAAACTATATCTTTGACTGTTCTGTAATTCTAAACTTGGTATATTATTTATGGTAGTTCTGTTATTAATTAAGACTTTATTTAAGAAAAAATATTGTTCTTCGTTGGTGTTTTGATTATAACCTAAACTGACAGATAAAAAGGAAATCGAATTCAATTTATATTTTAAGTTTAAAGCAGGTTCAAAAATAAAATCGTTTTTAGCTTCTTCTACATTTTCTATATTTTGTTTCAATTTTTGATTTAAAACACGAATAGAGTATGAAGGCGAAATTTGCCAATTTCCTCTATTAAAATTATACACACCCCTTTTGAAAATATTAGTTTGAGTATAAGAAAAATTGTTTTCAGAAATCGTTTGCACTGAATTAAATAATTTAGAAGCAAAAGGTGAGGAATTCAAATTTGCACCTACAGAAAAAATATATTTATCTCTTTTTCCTGAACCGAGATAAGTTGCTTTTCCTTCAAGGAATGTTTTTTGAAAATAGCTTTCTTGTGTGTCATTTAAAGCATTGCTATCAAATAGCGATGGTGTTACTAAAATTCTGTGGTAAATCATTAAACGAATGAAACAAAGAAACTTGTAAAGCTTTTTTATCAGATAGCTTTTTTGTCCAAAGTAAATCTTGCTTTAGATAAAAATCTTCTGTATTTAAAAATGTTGAAAACGTATCTGTTTGATTTTGAACAACTGTAGATGGTGTTTCAATGTTCTCTTGCCTTAATCTTAATTTGTATTCTAAAAGAGAGGTTTTAGATGTATTGTATTTTACTTTAACATCACCACGATATTGTTGAGGTTTTTTAGTTATAAAAGTATTGTCTGATGTTATAAAATTTTGATTATTTATTTCAAATTGATTTTCAAATAATTGATTAGTACTGATTCTATCTTTTAGATAGTAAAGATTAGTTTTGATACTCAAATTTGG
This window of the Flavobacteriaceae bacterium genome carries:
- a CDS encoding GLPGLI family protein translates to MKFLLPAILLVLIGKSENAFAQKDKLLSITYVKDFRSKLDTSKVKSYKKEISKLNSLLAKYSKQVSYQLLVENDHSLFTINELKMGKSDYGLKEIAGSIGGTDGKFYVNKKDAIYLNEYHFLGEDFLTEIEVKKWKITDEFKFISDFKCYKAISEDIVTNIKGTFRFKVIAWFCPELPGFFGPAGYFGLPGLILELDNGKMTLRATKIHFSKSKKKNIKPLKKGIKLTRKEFDEFVKKKAKEMFPSYFKKKNK
- a CDS encoding IS3 family transposase (programmed frameshift), with translation MKRRKYSKEFKIKAVELSNVRGNTKQIAMELGISADLIYRWRRELEQRPDLAFSGNGVKQLTEDQKELERLRKQLKDVTMERDNLKKGREHLLQERSEVLKFIKDYSREYPVGKMCKIFKISRNSYYRSKNYVPSDRDGKNRMLLSEIHRICERSKSTYGSPRITEELKAKGFKVSRSRVARLMKKHGIKAVRKKKFVVTTDSKHQYPVADNVLDRDFKATAAAQKWVSDITYLKTAQGWLYLTVIIDLFDRKVIGWSLSNGLKARQTIIAAWRMAVNNRMPCEGMIFHSDRGVQYASHAFVNILKSYHVTPSMSRKGNCWDNAVAESFFKTIKTELMIDNKFISNKSLQIKVFEYIETWYNRYRRHSALGYKNIIEFEKLYQIKNVA